Genomic window (Rosa chinensis cultivar Old Blush chromosome 6, RchiOBHm-V2, whole genome shotgun sequence):
TCAAACTAATACATAGTAgattatataaacaaaataaaaagtaacaatGCCGATAAAGAACATTAGAACTGATTTTCTAACCACAAAATTTTGGACTTTAGGCCTTGACGTTTGTTAAAATTGTATCAACCATCTAAATTATGATTACGAAATTAGAACAGAGAGTGAAATTCAGAATTGAgtaaaaggaagagaaagattGCATCTATGAGAGTCTATTAATGGcttaaataaacataaaaggaAGAAATGTTACCATTTGTCTTTGAAAGAATCAGAGGGGAATCAAAAATTCATGTTTCAGCTGCCAATGTTTCATTTTTGCCCAAATTAGTGAGAGTGAGAGCAAAACTTTTGGTTATCGATCTTCTTTTCTAATCCCAAAGTTATGGAGAAAAGGGAAAACTTAGGGTGTTTAActtacaaatacaaaagaaaaagaggaaattTTGAGGTCTCATTGAGTCACGGGTTTGATTTCATTGGCCTCAATGTTGTCTTCTACAGACTGAAATTCtgcatattttttcttttactatcttttttttttttaacatatatatatatatatataattttttttttttgagatggaGGCCTTCCCCAAACTGAGGCCCAAGGCCACTGCCTTGGTTGCCTTGGTCAAGGGACGACTCTGCTTTGAactttgagaagaagaaaagtagAAAGTTTTATAATTGGGACAAGTGATCGTGATAGACGATGAATGTCAAATAGAGATCTGATGTACAAGGGGTAATGGCATCATTTCAATAATAGTGTTCCTGTTTTCCAGCCTTTAGGTTATTATTCATAAGATACAAATTTAAGTTCTTAATCAGCTCTGATCTTATTTAATGGAAGAAATGTTACCATCTGTTTGGTTAGATTTGACGGTAGCTACACTGCTACAGGGTCtaggctttttatttttttatgttgaaaatgGATGACTTTATGCAATTCAGCAAGCAAAACGATAATGACTTACCCATTAGGGCTGTCAGGAAAAATCATTATATAGAGCACACAACACTAGCACACCCTTCACATGAGTATACTACTAAGTACATCCTTAGCACACCCACATTTTTTAATTAAGCacttaaataaaaatattaatataaaataataaataaaaataacatgTACAAATATTAAATCAAGGTCACAAGAAAACAAGGTTACCTTAAGAACAAGGGAAAACATCataaattgacaggacccgccctggatttcaccctgaaatccaaagtggccctgcggggcccaccttagaagaaattataccaaaaatttggcggaacttcccctaaaatgggctacccaaaacctgtagaaagcatttacacttctaaatcaaatcatccttatactcctggagccaccctgctccccaactcaacatcaatctccaatttacaaaacacaaacctcaacttgaaaaacataaatcccttaggtaatcagagcaattctaatagaaaggtaaataatgacaacctaactcaaaggtaaacgcggaagccatgctgttgactatgcctcaactccgtgtacgcccgaccccaactaattcgcctgcaaactgggcatttgaaaccgaagggcccaggggaaagtattgaaaacacgttagtgtgagtggacaataataatcaattttaaacaaaagagattttatactttcccacatttaattcattaaaaatctccagatgcatgcaataattaagaaaacgaaccacgagaagctccgctcaagaaaaactgaCTGAAAGGAAAGATCGAAattccgatactcaacagaataagaccagccccgctggttaaacggaaatcggacgaggccccgctagtcaagtaatgataggacATGGGGAaaagatatcaccatacgggccatggagcctcccaggctctacctaccctcgactgccactcacacatagattttGCGAGGAGGataactaataacctcaacttccattcacacatagattgtgtgaggaggagaatatgacctcgactgccactcacatacacaaagtaagtgaggaggagaataagctacctcaactgccactcaccaacacaaagtcggtgaggaggagacctaatcacatgacccgcgtatggtgaggagaaaccatcgaaaaccagtaaatccgtaaatccataaggcttctccaaaatctctcaagataaaatctatgtattcaacgacgtgaccccgcacgccaaaatagtctcgaaatcataaacaaatgggcgagaattaataaatcattataatttctttaggaaatcccatttccgataatctctcaaaatctccaagaaaccaaccaaatccaaaatccttaattaggcattcccgatgccaaaaccgaagtcaataaataaatgagaaaatccaactccatcgaaactcatctcgagaatcttccaggaacttaaatcagcaattagaaatatacttaattccggaaaattacctcggaaataagcaatttgtcaaataatattataaatcataatcaacctttgaaactcattattgaaagcaaatccacaaGATAAgccgaaatcaaattccgaaaatcaattcatttgctcaaaatgtaatatgattaaTATCTAGAGCatgattttaagaaataaatgcatgcatcaatatttaaaaataaaagtccactcacagcactattccgacgatcacgcattcgtgtcccgtcatcgagcaatagctcgatacgttgtcctgtacacaattatattccgtgaataattcttcaataatttaatacgattcctaaaatcaaatcctcataatcacatctccacttcttctcgaattcaacccaaattatacctctaagaccaattcgttaatttaaaggttccaaggcagaaccgagagatatccgacggtcggattctcgtaaatcgataaccgAAACTCATAATCTTTGAAAATTCCTAATAAATTCAAAAGCtcaccaatcttcaccaaacttcatatataagctctacaatatttgtagaatttaatgggctaaaagcTGAAGTCAAATAGCAGCCGGAGGCACCGCCACGCGCCTGCTACAGTGACGGCGCGTGGGATTCACGCGCCACCATCGgcagctccgatggccaccaaattttggtagcacaATCATCTCATCATTCCAAACACTTTTCTCCACTACCACAAACCgagaaaacaactagaactagGTCAACAATTATGGAAACAGTAACCCGGTTTGAGTTTCAAAGAACAAACCTTCGATCCGTCGTTTTCTTTGTGTTTTCCGGAAGAAAGCTTGGAGGGATGTGGTCTACGGCTCAAGGCTTGCAAAATAGGACAAGAAACTCCGCCTGGGTTGGCCGgaatctggaaaattttccagaaaactcgagctgctacagtaaacttcacgGCCTCGGTTcttccttttccggccacttcgtGACGACCGACGACCACCAGCGTGATGAGAAGGAGGAGACGCGTCGGTGAAGCTTCGTTTCACGTCATTTGGTGGCCTGAGTTGAGAGAACAGAAGAGTTGCAGAGAAGAGAGAAACTGAGAGAActcggggaagagagagagaaaaatatgcGCAGGGGAGGGGGGAAAAAATTACCCGGCCACAGTAGAAATTCGAATATATACCATCTACTTGCTACAGTAACTTTCGTATTTCCCttataactctcgcatacgaactccgatttttacgtaccatatatgcacgagctcggtttaacgtcctctacaactttcatgaagaacattttctcaaattttaacccgaacaaaaagtcaactatttagggccactaaagttaccaaaaaaagagtaaaggtaaaacaaattgtcgtttaccatccaacgactagtaaaccggtgaatttaggttcgggacgttatataaatggtgtatgaactttaggcatttctacactttggtgtaccaactttcataactatcagaatggtgtatcaagtttactccaatatttcattttggtgtacgccgttaaattttctgttatctttgcaaaaaaaaaaaaaaattccattatctttcctttagctttgttagtttttttttttgtaaagataacagaaaatttaacggcgtacactaaaatgaaatattagagcaaacttgatacaccattctgatagttatgaaagttggtacaccaaagtgtagaaatgcctaaagttcatacaccatttgtgaagatatccctaagaacaaataaaattaaacaagAAGCAGCCTGTCTCTTGTTGATCTTCCCcacttaaaaaagaaaaaacgcaGACTTATCATCCTTTCGTACAAAAGGAAGGAAGCTCATTATGAAAATATGACTAAAAGCCCAGGATCCAAATGAAACTACCCAAGCCCAACAGCTTGTTTGGAGCCCAACTCTCACTTGAAGCCTTGGCACCAAAATAGCCGCCCTACTAAGGACCATCGTCAGCATTGCCATAGCCGCAAATGCCTCTGCAACCATGGATCACTACAAAGCATGACATAGTCGGTTCCAATTTCGGCCGGGGAGATCGTACTCGATCCATCACCATCACCCAAATCCAATTCCAACCTACTTCAATGACTACCACCACCAAACAATGACTAGATTCGCCTCCGATCTCGTCATCCTTGACCACCGAATGAGCAAATCGATGACCACCCCAATTTTGACAGAGAAAGCTACTCTTGCCGCAAACCGCAAAGACCCAAATGCCAATCCCCGCCCTCGCAACAATCAAACCTGTCAATGACCGCCTTAATGACCCGGATCCCACTTCGCAACGATCTAGATCTCATTGCACATGACAACCTCTACCATTCTCCACTGCCGACTCAACAATCCCTTGATTCTCTAGCAAGACAACACAAGCGCCAAGATACCTCTAAACATACTATCCTTGCGAAAAAAACGAAGGCAAAAACGACGAGGTCGAAGCCTAAACGAAACTCCATGAATGGAGAAGGTGCAGGTCGCTACGGATGCAGAGATACGCTCCACAAACCCTAGTAGAGCGCTAGGTTAGAGCCACCTccaattaactttttttttttgagcaatttttatttttattttttctgctttaGGATCTAGTTAATTAGGCTCGTTCGGTAGCTCTTGATATGCCTTGGCATCGAAACACTAAATCGAGATCGAAGTTAATACCCAAAACGAATAAATTAATGATGTTACATTACATCCTCGAGGAGCATGCTCGTACAGTATTTAACTTGATCCAAATAAATCATACTAATAATTACTATATTATTTGTGTAAAATTTGAGATCTTGATCGAGTTTACAGATAAATGGTACATAACgttaaggggaaaaaaaaaactgagataTGTATGTGGAGAAGACTTTAAAGCTCAGGCATGACAAGTCATTATTAACAGTATAAATTAACTTTATCCAAACCAATCTATTTTGAACCGTTTAAATTTCTAACGTAATCGACCGATGAtttcttttttgtgtttttttaatTGTAAACGAATCGAGTTTTACGGGAAGCCCATAAAAAAGGAACTCGGCCCAACAGGCCAGTCCTCTATATAGCCGCATCTCACTCCTGATAATATGTTTAACTTGTTCTCAAAGCCAATTCTCTCTCCAAAacttttcactctctctctctctcttagaaCTTGGGAACCAAAATGGGTCAGGGAACTCCGGGCGGTTTGAACCGGCAAGGCCTACCGGGCGACCGAAAGCCCGACGGCAACgacaagaaggagaagaagttcGAGCCGGCGGCTCCGCCGGCCCGAGTGGGCCGCAAGCAGCGGAAACAGAAGGGTCCAGAAGCGGCGGCGAGGCTTCCGACGGTGACGCCGCTGACCAAGTGCAAGCTCCGGCTACTGAAGCTGGAGCGGATTAAGGATTACCTGCTCATGGAGGAGGAGTTTGTGACGAACCAGGAGCGGCTGAAGCCTCAGGAGGAGAAGGCCGAGGAGGACAGATCTAAGGTCGACGATCTACGTGGCTCGCCCATGAGCGTCGGCAATCTCGAGGAGCTGATCGACGAGAACCACGCGATTGTTTCGTCGTCGGTGGGGCCCGAGTACTATGTGGGGATCCTCTCCTTTGTCGATAAGGACCAGTTGGAGCCTGGGTGCGCCATTTTGATGCACAATAAGgtaattagggttttgattggGCTTGTTAGGGTTTTGATTGGGCTGAGGTGATTTGGTTGGTGATgctttgttttgtgtgttttggaTTGTGGTGATTTTGAATGGTTAGGGTTTGTTGATTGGAAATTTTGAATTTGGATAGGTGTTGATGGCATGTTTGGTTGGTTGGAAAGAGTTTCGGGAATGGTGGATGATTTAGGTGTAATGTTTTTCTATTAGAGCTCAATTGTGAAAAGCAGCATGTGAAATTGAGAGTTGATTTGAGAAGGTTTGTTTGTTTCTGAGAACGATGAACTTTTATTATACATTCATCAGTTTAGGAACCAAAATGTGTTCCAAATAGCAGAACAATAGAGACTGTATAAGTGGTGCTTAATAGAATTTGGTTCTGAAAACAGCATATGAGATTACGGGTTCAGTCGAGTGTGTTATGCTTGGAACATAATCAGGCTCTGGATGAAACTCTAGTTGTATATATTTCATTGTTTGCTGATTCATTCTATTTAGGTTTGATCGTTTGATGCTGTTGCTATGGCCTGAACCTTGATTTCCATTTACTGTGCTACCTAAAGCCATGGAAGGTGAATCGAGATTTTGGCTATAACTATTCAGTACCATCAGCTATGAATGCCTTTAGACCTCAACAAGTGTTATACAGCCAAAACCTTGATTTTTGTTGTTCAATTTAGATTTGGCTGCTATAGACGaaacttttatttcttttaactGTGCTACCTAAAGCCATGGATTTGAATCTTTATCTAGTAGCTAGTGTAAGGATAAATACAAAATGACTGACTTTGATTAAATTACATATGTTTTTTGGGTGGTTTCATCTATCTTCAActtctgttgtatgattcatCTATTTGTATGTGTGGGTTGATTGAACTGTAATATTCCTTATTTTCTGTAGGTGCTTTCTGTTGTTGGGCTTCTGCAAGATGAAGTTGATCCAATGGTGTCAGTAATGAAGGTTGAAAAAGCTCCGCTGGAGTCATATGCTGACATTGGTGGATTAGATGCCCAAATACAGGAGATTAAAGAAGCAGTTGAGCTCCCACTGACGCATCCTGAACTTTATGAAGATATTGGCATCAGGCCTCCCAAGGGAGTCATATTGTATGGAGAGCCTGGAACTGGCAAGACCTTGCTTGCAAAGGTACAATTGCATTTTTCCCACTAAGCCACAGCTTACAAATTCACCTTCTGTATATTGGCTGATACATGCTATAAAGAAGCTGCTTGCATAATTGCTTCTTTGATGTCCTCTTTCTGCATGAATGACGAGTAGCTAAGTCCTCCCTTTTCCATGTTGATTTCCATTATATATCATTTTGCATATGAAGAGATGTGGTTGTCACTTTTGGGGTGTCAATATCATCAAACTGTTATTTTTCTTCCTGTAGCAATCCTGCTATACTGTAGATTCAATAGTTCCATATATTTTAAGCAAGGAAGCTATCTTCTGTTGCTGGTTTGCCAGTGCATGTGTTTGTGAGCTCAGCTTTTCTCTGCAATCACTAAACCTGAACACAATATATTTTGCAAAACCTGTGTAGTTGAGTGCTGTGCTGTTCCAGTTGTGCATATTAATATGACATTTTCCCCACGTAGTTTCTTTCTATAATAATTGTTGTACCTACACGCTTATTGTCAAAATATGGCTTCAGCTTTTAAGCAATTTTCATATACTTTTCAGGCTGTGGCTAACTCAACATCAGCAACTTTCTTGCGTGTTGTTGGTAGTGAATTGATTCAAAAGTATCTGGGAGATGGTCCCAAGTTAGTGAGGGAGCTCTTTAGGGTTGCTGATGACCTCTCACCCTCGATTGTCTTCATTGATGAAATTGATGCAGTTGGTACAAAGAGGTGAGCCACCAAACATTGTTGAGAGGATTGCAGATTAGTGATAATCAAATGTTTATGACATTATTCATATGTCTGCAGGTACGATGCCCATTCAGGTGGTGAACGGGAAATACAGAGGACCATGTTGGAGTTACTGAACCAATTGGATGGCTTTGACTCAAGAGGTGATGTCAAGGTGATTCTTGCAACAAACAGAATTGAAAGTCTTGACCCAGCCTTGCTTCGACCAGGACGAATCGATAGAAAGATTGAATTTCCGCTTCCAGATATCAAAACAAGGAGGCGCATCTTCCAGGTAGGCTTGAAAAACTGACaaccatgtatatatatgaaaacAGCAATGTGTTTAGATTGTGCATAGGTTTTTACTCCAGTGAAAACAGCAATGTGTTTAGATTGTGCATAGGTTTTTACTCCGGTGACTTACACAATCTGGGATTTATTGATTGTAGATTCACACATCAAGGATGACATTGGCTGACGATGTTAACCTAGAAGAATTCGTCATGACTAAAGATGAGTTCTCTGGGGCTGATATAAAGGCTATATGTACCGAAGCTGGTCTGCTTGCATTGAGAGAGCGCCGAATGAAGGTAGCTTCACCTTTTTAATACCTGAAACTTTATGTTCCCTATATGTCATTTAACATACATTGCTTATCTATTGGAATTGACTTGTGTTTTCTATGTTTATTTTCTGGGCATCAGGTGACACATGCAGACTTCaagaaggccaaggagaaggTTATGTTCAAGAAGAAGGAAGGTGTTCCAGAAGGACTCTACATGTGAAGAAATCACCTGGACCGTGTGTACTTTCAAGGATACATCGACATCCCTTTCTGTTCGTGATGTGGATTAGAATATTAAACTTTTTCAAAGTTGCTTGTGCTTTTGAATTCGAATGTTTAATGATGCATCCTTGAGTGCTGTTACGTcaacttcaaatttcaaatatatgcTAGCTTATCCTGTCACTTCTGATGGAGTGCAATGCTTACATTGAAATTCATGGTTTTGAAAAGGTCATTGGGAGATTTGAAGACACATTTTCTACTTGTTCAAATTCTTCACGTATGCCTTATAGCTGGAACACTTCATCATTTGATGTCTTAAATACATGTGGATTTATGTTGGCAAGTAAATTCACATGAGGGGAAATTCCTAGTCTCATTTGTAGCTCATTGCAGGGGTAGATCAGTTCTCCTTAATCTGTCACCtctgttttatttttcaacTTTTAACATTTTGAATCTATCACTGTTATGAACTAGCATGAAGAGAAACTATTCCCTCCCTAATTCTATCACTGAAAGTAGTGAAGAGAAAATTACTAATTTCATTTGTGGTGTGCATGTACTGAACTGTTGAAAGCTCATTCCTTATCTCATCGAGAGTTGAATTTTCTAGCTCTTGCCATACAAATCTcaccagaaaagaaagaaataactaTTCCAGGAACATTTATATGAAAACTCCCAAACTAGATCGAAAATGAAACATCACGCAAACATCACTCCAGATTATTTTTGCCAAAAAAGAAATGATGAAACTTCACAACCAAAACCAACTGAAGTTGATCCAAATCCTTACAAACTCTTGGGCAAGATCCTCATTTTTGCATGTGGGATCATATTCTCAACAGGACATTACCCCAAACTGAGATGGCTCAAGATCAAGATCAATCACCATGAAGCCAACGTAGGTTGAATTCTTCTTTGACCATTGTTATGCGCAAGTCCTTGATCATTTTGAAAGGTTCCCATAACTCTTCTGTCTCTTCATCACATATCACTTCCTCTAATATATTCTCAAGATCCCAGATTGATGTAGGTAGCCCCTGCAATCTGGTGCACTGTCTCATGTTGATCGTCTTTAATTTGCTCAGCTGACCAATGTCTTCAGGCAACTCCTTAATGCTGAAGCAATCAGATATGTCGAGAAAGGTTAAGTTCTTGAAGTTCGTAATCGAGTCCTGTAAAGTTTCCAGCATTGTGCAAGACCGTAGCCTTAGGACTTCTAACTTGCTCAGCTTTCCAATCTCTCCAGGCAAGGCAGATAGGTTATGACAGTTGGTGATAACAAGCCTCTTCAGGTACTTAAGACCACAGAGATCAGCAGGCAATTCCTCCAAATCATTGCAATAGTAAATGTTTATCTCCACTAGATTTGGCAATGCCTCAAAAAATCGGATGGACATGTTGCTAGAAGGTCGACCAATGTTGCACATGAACAGAGATAACTTCTCCAGACTTTTCAACTTCTTGTTTTTGGTCAAGCTTCTGGAAGAAATGGAAATGCGCTCTAATCTGACTCTCTTCAGGTTAGGTAAAGAACTTAATATGTCTAAGTTAGTTAATTCTGCAGGTGATAAACCATTATTTCTGACTATTAGAACCTTCAATGCCTTGGACATTTTGCTATTGAACTTGGGCAAGGTATAGTTCTTTGTCTGAAAATTCAGAATCAGAACCTCAGCTTTTGGTAGATGCATGTGGTCCCATTTTGATGAGAACTCTCCATCTGCGAGCAACACATTATATCATGTGAGTGAAAGGATAAATGAATGCATGAAAGCACTATAACAGGCCTTAATTAGTATTTATGTAGGGTGTTTATTGCTCCTGTGCATGTGttgatatgcatgtaattgcTAATAAAAAGAAAGATAGGACTACCAGTTGATATAGATAACAAGCGAGTTTCCTTAAGCTTATCCTTCTTTTGTGTCCAGCGTTTCGGAAGAACACCTCCACATATGTCTATAATTAGTCTTTTGCTCTCTCCTCCCGGGTCCTGACGGATCTGATGCAATGCCAGCTCTCTAAGCATATCATGCTGCGTAACAAACTGCTCACTGTAGCAGCGATCCACATACCCGTTCTCCTTGCTGGTTATTTTTTAAACGTAATCAAGTTTCTTAGAATTGAGAAATCTCTTCAATATACATAATATCCAGTTACGTGCTAGTAGAATTTAGTCATGTACACAACTATATACCGGAATTAAAGACATTGAAAATATGTATACACCAGACAAGAGAATCATACAAGTATGCAGACCTTATGACAACAATTTTGGCCAGATTATGGTTGTTGAGGTGTTGCAGTTTTGCAATAGACATAGCATCTTCATGTAGCCCATGTAGCTCTGACCACATATCAATGAGCACACCAGCAGGGATTCTTCCGTCTTCAGGAAATGAAGCAAGGTCTATGAAACATTCCTTGAGGAGAGGCTCATTTTcacataaaacatctaagctgGTTTGGAGGCGGAGACGCAAAATATCATACTCATCAAGAATAGAAGGACTTTTCGACCattcttttactttttctttccaaatctcTATACTACCCTTGACAAGTGATTTTCCAACCACCGTAATGGCAAGTGGAGATCTCTTACAGTACTTTACTATCTGCAGTAAATTTTTCCAAAATGAAATCGATTAGTGTTCGAGTTGCTAACCAAAAGTTGAAGGTTCTCATCATTTAATCCTCATCAAAATGGCTTCATGAAAGTTGAGCAAATGTTATACACAAGCAGTAGTctacttttttttcttattctaaGGTTAGTTTTAGGATAGATGAATCTATTATTATTTGCAGATATGCTTTTACCATAAGATGTGAATTCCCGCTTTAAGtagcatttgaagttttgaattgtAAGATAAGAAACTAATCACCTGTTTCAGAAGTTCATCTAAAGTACCAGAGGAATGATCCAGGGATGTAGAATTCTTGAGAAGAGTCATTGCCTCATCATTTGTCAATGGATCTAAAGTATAATGTGAACCATATTTTGGAAAAGATCTCGATGTGACTAGAGTCTTGCAACTTGATCCTTCGCTGAGTTGATATAACTCTTCAAGAAGGGCTCCTGATGAGTCAGGCCATACATCATCCAGGACCAACAGTGCATCATTTTCTTCTACTTCCTTTAGAAATTGCTGCAGAGATGTTTGCAGCCAATCTAAGTTGGGTTTGTTCGAAACAGTTGCAAAGAAGATCCTGTTGCTGAACTTATCTATTACAAATAGAATTAATGAATATGAGAAAGTAATATTAAGATGTATACAGAAATATATGAACTTTGATGAAGTTAAATTGACTGGCCTAAAAATGATGTTAAGTTTGTAGTCTTGATACCTTTGACTTTCTGATCATGACAAAACATTTGGGCCAAAGTGGTTTTTCCAGACCCTCCAGGAGCAGTGACCGAAAGCATTGAAACTCGATCATCGTTAAGAAGCTTGAACTTCAATTCCCTTAAAGGCTTATCCAATCCAATTGGGGAAGATGGTGGATAAGGTGCTGTAGCTCTAGTTTCACCACCACCAAGTGCATTTTGATTTTGTGCCTGACCATGCAGCTCCATTTGGGTCAACTTGTGCTCTATAGACCTTACCATAACCAATATATCTTGCCCATCCCTTACTCCCTGCGGTATTAGATTCAGCAACATCTTGCTGAGAGACCTATCAAATTCAACAAGCTTATTGCTGTAATAAGGCTTGAGCAAATTCCAACTACCAACTGTGGACAACTTGTCAATGAGCCTCTTGCCCTTCTCCATTTGGTTCTCAAAATATACCTTTTCATTTGGGTGATCCAGTTCCCTGTTACCA
Coding sequences:
- the LOC112170181 gene encoding probable disease resistance protein At5g66890; the encoded protein is MAGIGELAAGGAVGLAFSLLYEGVSTLVIKSKEFKPLLEELIVTLDYLKPLIKQIGAGNRELDHPNEKVYFENQMEKGKRLIDKLSTVGSWNLLKPYYSNKLVEFDRSLSKMLLNLIPQGVRDGQDILVMVRSIEHKLTQMELHGQAQNQNALGGGETRATAPYPPSSPIGLDKPLRELKFKLLNDDRVSMLSVTAPGGSGKTTLAQMFCHDQKVKDKFSNRIFFATVSNKPNLDWLQTSLQQFLKEVEENDALLVLDDVWPDSSGALLEELYQLSEGSSCKTLVTSRSFPKYGSHYTLDPLTNDEAMTLLKNSTSLDHSSGTLDELLKQIVKYCKRSPLAITVVGKSLVKGSIEIWKEKVKEWSKSPSILDEYDILRLRLQTSLDVLCENEPLLKECFIDLASFPEDGRIPAGVLIDMWSELHGLHEDAMSIAKLQHLNNHNLAKIVVISKENGYVDRCYSEQFVTQHDMLRELALHQIRQDPGGESKRLIIDICGGVLPKRWTQKKDKLKETRLLSISTDGEFSSKWDHMHLPKAEVLILNFQTKNYTLPKFNSKMSKALKVLIVRNNGLSPAELTNLDILSSLPNLKRVRLERISISSRSLTKNKKLKSLEKLSLFMCNIGRPSSNMSIRFFEALPNLVEINIYYCNDLEELPADLCGLKYLKRLVITNCHNLSALPGEIGKLSKLEVLRLRSCTMLETLQDSITNFKNLTFLDISDCFSIKELPEDIGQLSKLKTINMRQCTRLQGLPTSIWDLENILEEVICDEETEELWEPFKMIKDLRITMVKEEFNLRWLHGD
- the LOC112170183 gene encoding 26S proteasome regulatory subunit 4 homolog A, giving the protein MGQGTPGGLNRQGLPGDRKPDGNDKKEKKFEPAAPPARVGRKQRKQKGPEAAARLPTVTPLTKCKLRLLKLERIKDYLLMEEEFVTNQERLKPQEEKAEEDRSKVDDLRGSPMSVGNLEELIDENHAIVSSSVGPEYYVGILSFVDKDQLEPGCAILMHNKVLSVVGLLQDEVDPMVSVMKVEKAPLESYADIGGLDAQIQEIKEAVELPLTHPELYEDIGIRPPKGVILYGEPGTGKTLLAKAVANSTSATFLRVVGSELIQKYLGDGPKLVRELFRVADDLSPSIVFIDEIDAVGTKRYDAHSGGEREIQRTMLELLNQLDGFDSRGDVKVILATNRIESLDPALLRPGRIDRKIEFPLPDIKTRRRIFQIHTSRMTLADDVNLEEFVMTKDEFSGADIKAICTEAGLLALRERRMKVTHADFKKAKEKVMFKKKEGVPEGLYM